One Myxococcota bacterium genomic window carries:
- a CDS encoding cupin domain-containing protein, with amino-acid sequence MTPRAEELDQKVEALLKSPGAALSAANRELSELLHVAVELRDLPRSGFRAGLGQALRPRIESHDLRSATADLRGWDSPRMLGSLDQATILVTKFQGLAPWERHPDGDELIVVLEGGGTITVLGDDGPVTSELRPGRLFVCPKGLWHRAHAQPAMTALYVTPLAGGEHSFAEDPRTA; translated from the coding sequence GTGACTCCGCGCGCCGAGGAGCTCGACCAGAAGGTCGAGGCGCTCTTGAAGAGTCCCGGCGCGGCGCTGTCGGCCGCAAACCGCGAGCTGTCGGAGCTCTTGCACGTGGCGGTCGAGCTGCGCGACCTGCCGCGCAGCGGGTTCCGGGCCGGGCTCGGCCAGGCGCTGCGCCCGCGCATCGAGTCACACGACCTGCGCAGCGCCACCGCGGACCTGCGCGGCTGGGACAGCCCGCGCATGCTGGGCTCGCTCGATCAGGCCACGATCCTGGTGACCAAGTTCCAGGGGCTCGCGCCTTGGGAGCGGCACCCGGACGGCGACGAGCTGATCGTGGTGCTCGAAGGCGGCGGCACGATCACCGTACTCGGCGACGACGGTCCGGTCACGTCGGAGCTGCGCCCCGGGCGGCTGTTCGTGTGCCCGAAGGGCCTGTGGCACCGCGCTCACGCGCAGCCCGCCATGACCGCGCTCTACGTCACCCCGCTGGCCGGCGGTGAGCACTCGTTCGCCGAGGACCCGCGAACCGCCTGA
- a CDS encoding sigma-70 family RNA polymerase sigma factor, with the protein MKSDEVARVEAARQDPGQFAFLYEANFELVYAYLARRVKGRAEVEDLTSEVFRRALSALPGYEPRGVPFASWLLRIAANAVVDRARRTKRRALAGPDLAPEPSEPERLDAQQRARLFRAVAELPREQRRVIELRFAEERPVREIAAALGKSEGAVKQLQLRALAALRKRIGSEHV; encoded by the coding sequence ATGAAATCCGACGAAGTCGCACGCGTGGAGGCCGCCCGGCAGGACCCGGGCCAGTTCGCCTTCCTCTACGAGGCGAACTTCGAGCTGGTCTACGCCTACCTGGCGCGGCGCGTGAAGGGCCGGGCCGAGGTCGAGGACCTGACCTCCGAGGTGTTCCGGCGCGCGCTGTCCGCCCTGCCCGGCTACGAGCCGCGCGGCGTGCCGTTCGCCTCGTGGCTGCTGCGGATCGCCGCGAACGCGGTGGTCGACCGCGCGCGGCGCACGAAGCGGCGCGCGCTCGCGGGCCCGGACCTGGCGCCCGAGCCGAGCGAGCCCGAGCGGCTCGACGCGCAGCAGCGTGCGCGGCTGTTCCGCGCCGTGGCCGAGCTGCCGCGCGAGCAGCGGCGCGTGATCGAGCTGCGCTTCGCCGAGGAGCGGCCCGTGCGCGAGATCGCGGCGGCGCTCGGCAAGTCCGAGGGCGCCGTGAAGCAGCTACAGCTGCGCGCGCTGGCCGCGCTGCGCAAGAGGATCGGCAGCGAACATGTCTAG